TTCAAAGATCCAATAACAACAGATTCTCACGGCACCTTGGAAAGCTGGAACAAGTGTTGttgcaaagagaaaaaacaaataactgGGGAACTGTAACTTCAGTTTTGCTGTTACACTCTGAGCAAGAACTCAGTCATGAACTTCTTGAAAAAGCGCTTGGTCTTCTCACAAAACGATATCCTTTGTTAAGAATGAGAATCAAGGAGTTCGACGACAACAACCAAGCCTATTTTGAGGAAATGGAAAACCCAGAAACGGTAGACTTTCAGCTCTTAAACAAGATAACAGCTGATAACTGGATAGAGGGCTTTGAGGAAGAACTAAACAGTTATTTATTTAACATTGAAAAGGGTCCTTTGTGGCGTGTGAGATTGCTTAAAGAAACCTACAGCCGTGGAACATTTcggaaagatttactttttacaTTCCAACACGTCATCTGTGACGCGCTATCCATCTTTGAACTTCAAAAATACCTACAGAAATTATTGATTTCTCTCCACAACGGTGAAAAGTTTGAGGTGGAAAGCCTTCCATTAAGACCTCAGTTAGAAGAATTAATTCCTGAACTAGCAAGGCCTAATGTCTCAGAAAGACTgatgttttcaagtttcttcATGCTCCAAAAAATCAAAGCAttgtttttcaaaccaaagAATTTGTTTCTTTCGGTTTACCCTCCTGTGGCCAGCACAGAGCCATCGGTAACCAAAAAGACTTGTCTTTTGACTCGAGCTCTCACGAAAGAAGACACTGAATGTTTAATCAAGAGTTGCAAGTCCAACAAGTGTACTGTACATGGTGCAATAACTGCGTCTACGAATTCGGCAATTGCTAGAATTATGCAGCGAGAAAAAGCAGGCTTAAAAGGTCCAGTGGCCGTTCAATCGACGTATTCTATCAGCATGA
The Montipora capricornis isolate CH-2021 chromosome 10, ASM3666992v2, whole genome shotgun sequence genome window above contains:
- the LOC138019275 gene encoding uncharacterized protein; its protein translation is MRIKEFDDNNQAYFEEMENPETVDFQLLNKITADNWIEGFEEELNSYLFNIEKGPLWRVRLLKETYSRGTFRKDLLFTFQHVICDALSIFELQKYLQKLLISLHNGEKFEVESLPLRPQLEELIPELARPNVSERLMFSSFFMLQKIKALFFKPKNLFLSVYPPVASTEPSVTKKTCLLTRALTKEDTECLIKSCKSNKCTVHGAITASTNSAIARIMQREKAGLKGPVAVQSTYSISMRKECEPKLNSNEFGAYVTGSTLSTAVPVIKDQKGFWELARMCTREVHAQIKSGKHRNLLKLYHCIDIPTYCKMSNYEDNQGRRSHIFNINNYGSQQTNQPENSPYKFAGTYFGVQAARTGHIFGNNLMTVDGQLYWAVEYFPHVTIKTQAEEFFNLSLDILNQMCSNHT